A stretch of Geomonas oryzisoli DNA encodes these proteins:
- a CDS encoding SRPBCC family protein: protein MDPSETERSQSREWRRETRVNVGPAERKASVIGGAALAVSGLRCISKRNYASGLAMMLAGGMFLYRGQTGHCGIYDAMGVDTVHTHNSALTIEKAVTIGLPPNEVYEFWRNLENLPRFMRHLESVQVTGARTSHWKAVGPGGISAEWDAEMMEDVPGQQISWHSVGEADVPNKGSVEFREAPGYRGTEVKVTIDYYPPGGGAGRAAAKLAQGINSQQLEEDLKRLKQILEVGEETTARRTVQ from the coding sequence ATGGATCCGAGTGAAACCGAGCGCAGCCAGTCGAGAGAATGGCGAAGAGAGACACGGGTAAACGTGGGGCCCGCCGAGCGGAAGGCGTCCGTCATCGGCGGCGCGGCCCTGGCGGTTTCGGGACTCAGGTGCATCAGCAAGAGAAATTACGCCTCGGGGCTCGCCATGATGCTCGCCGGCGGGATGTTCCTGTACCGGGGGCAGACCGGGCACTGCGGGATCTACGACGCCATGGGGGTCGACACCGTGCACACGCACAACTCCGCGCTGACCATAGAGAAGGCGGTGACCATAGGGCTGCCGCCGAACGAGGTCTACGAGTTCTGGCGCAACCTGGAGAACCTGCCGCGCTTCATGAGGCACCTGGAGTCGGTACAGGTGACCGGTGCCCGCACCTCGCACTGGAAAGCGGTCGGCCCGGGCGGCATCAGCGCGGAATGGGACGCCGAGATGATGGAGGACGTGCCGGGGCAGCAGATCAGCTGGCACTCCGTGGGCGAAGCGGACGTCCCCAACAAGGGGAGCGTGGAGTTCAGGGAGGCCCCGGGATACCGGGGAACCGAGGTGAAGGTGACCATCGACTACTACCCGCCCGGCGGCGGAGCGGGGAGAGCGGCGGCGAAACTCGCCCAGGGGATCAACTCGCAGCAACTCGAGGAAGATCTGAAAAGGCTGAAGCAGATCCTGGAAGTGGGCGAGGAGACCACGGCAAGGCGCACGGTCCAATAA
- a CDS encoding Ku protein codes for MRAMWSGSISFGLVNIPVKLYSGSQSNSLDLDMLRKNDLCPIKYLRVCKTDNKEVPYEEIVKGYEYSDGEYIVLTDQDFENASLEKTHLIDIVDFIDEREIDTRFFEKPYYLEPDKSGPKAYALLREALKRSGKVGVAYYVLRNRGSLGIVRPLDDLLVLNQIRYAEEVRDAADLKLPGNENVREQEVSLALSLIDQLTVKFDPAKYRDQYIDDLKKMIEEKAQGRQPAPAKAAPPPKVADMMALLKESLKQKRKEAA; via the coding sequence ATGAGAGCTATGTGGTCTGGTTCGATAAGTTTCGGGCTGGTGAACATCCCGGTGAAACTCTACAGCGGCTCCCAGAGCAATTCGCTTGATCTGGATATGCTGCGCAAGAATGATCTCTGCCCGATCAAGTACCTGCGGGTCTGCAAGACCGACAACAAGGAAGTCCCTTACGAGGAAATCGTAAAAGGGTACGAGTACAGCGACGGCGAGTACATCGTCCTCACAGACCAAGACTTTGAAAACGCCAGCCTTGAGAAGACCCATTTGATCGACATCGTTGATTTCATCGATGAGAGAGAGATAGACACCCGATTCTTCGAAAAGCCCTACTACCTCGAACCGGACAAGAGTGGGCCAAAAGCGTATGCGCTGCTCCGGGAGGCGTTGAAACGTTCAGGAAAAGTGGGCGTCGCCTATTATGTCCTGAGAAACCGGGGCAGCCTCGGCATCGTCAGGCCTCTGGACGACCTGCTCGTCTTGAACCAGATCCGGTATGCCGAGGAGGTGCGCGACGCCGCGGACCTCAAGTTGCCGGGCAACGAGAACGTGCGTGAGCAGGAAGTGTCCCTGGCGTTGTCCCTGATCGACCAGTTGACGGTCAAGTTCGACCCTGCGAAGTACAGGGATCAGTACATCGACGACCTTAAAAAGATGATCGAAGAGAAGGCGCAGGGGCGCCAGCCCGCTCCGGCCAAGGCAGCGCCGCCGCCTAAGGTGGCCGACATGATGGCCCTGTTGAAAGAGAGCCTTAAGCAGAAGCGGAAAGAAGCTGCGTAG
- a CDS encoding zinc-dependent alcohol dehydrogenase: MRAVCWHGKHDVRVDEVADPQIVSKGDVIVKVALTCICGSDLHLYNGYVPTMKKGDILGHEFVGEVVEAGSGVTRFHVGDRVIVPFPISCGVCWYCKHELWSLCDNSNPNSWMLEHLYGDTGGGIFGYSHMYGGFSGGQAEYVRVPFADVGLEKIPDGIPYEQVVLLTDICPTGYQAADNCNINPGDTVAVWGCGPVGLMAMMSARHLGAERVIGIDRFPDRLQMAHSQCQAEVLNYEEVDVAEALQNMTGGRGPDSCIDAVGLEAVGTGIEGIYDSVKQTLRLENDRASALRQLTKACRKGGTLSIVGVYSGFIDKFPMGAIFAKGLTLHAGQAHVHKYLPHLLKLVQEQQLNPSSIITHRLPLEEAPRGYKTFLNKQDACIKIVLNPQAQGAAATPGSEQASAG; the protein is encoded by the coding sequence ATGAGGGCGGTATGCTGGCACGGCAAACACGACGTGCGGGTCGACGAGGTAGCGGACCCGCAAATCGTCAGCAAGGGAGATGTCATCGTCAAGGTCGCGCTGACCTGCATCTGCGGCTCCGACCTGCACCTGTACAACGGCTACGTCCCCACCATGAAGAAGGGGGACATCCTGGGGCACGAGTTCGTCGGTGAGGTCGTCGAGGCGGGCAGCGGCGTCACCCGCTTCCACGTCGGGGACCGGGTCATCGTCCCCTTCCCGATCTCCTGCGGCGTCTGCTGGTACTGCAAGCACGAGCTGTGGTCCCTGTGCGACAACAGTAACCCCAACTCATGGATGCTGGAGCACCTTTACGGCGACACGGGGGGGGGCATCTTCGGCTACTCGCACATGTACGGCGGCTTCTCCGGCGGCCAGGCCGAGTATGTCCGGGTCCCGTTCGCGGACGTGGGGCTCGAGAAGATACCGGACGGCATCCCCTACGAGCAGGTGGTGCTGTTGACCGACATCTGTCCGACCGGCTACCAGGCCGCCGACAACTGCAACATCAACCCCGGCGACACCGTCGCCGTCTGGGGCTGCGGGCCGGTGGGGCTGATGGCGATGATGTCGGCGCGGCACCTGGGAGCCGAGCGGGTGATCGGCATAGACCGCTTCCCCGACCGCCTGCAGATGGCCCACTCCCAGTGCCAGGCCGAGGTGCTGAACTACGAAGAGGTGGACGTGGCGGAGGCGCTGCAGAACATGACCGGCGGACGCGGCCCCGACTCCTGCATCGACGCGGTGGGCCTGGAAGCGGTCGGAACCGGCATCGAGGGGATCTACGACTCGGTGAAGCAGACGCTCAGGCTGGAAAACGACCGGGCCTCGGCGCTGCGCCAGCTGACCAAGGCCTGCCGCAAGGGGGGAACGCTCTCCATCGTCGGGGTCTACAGCGGCTTCATCGACAAGTTCCCCATGGGCGCCATCTTCGCCAAGGGGCTCACCCTGCATGCGGGGCAGGCCCACGTGCACAAGTACCTGCCGCACCTGCTCAAGCTGGTACAGGAGCAGCAGCTGAATCCGTCCTCGATCATCACGCACCGGCTGCCGCTCGAGGAGGCCCCCAGGGGGTACAAGACCTTCCTTAACAAGCAGGATGCCTGCATCAAAATTGTGT